The Clostridia bacterium nucleotide sequence TCCACCGCTACGTCTTCGAGATCACCGGCATTCCCAGCGGCAGAAAGACGAGCGCCAAGAGCTTCTCCGAATTCTACAACTACCCGCAGGTCAGGGATATGCCGAAATCCTACAGAAGACTGATTCCCTACACCGCGGCGTCCGGCGACAGGGGCTTCGAGCTCGCGGTCTACGCCGTAGACTCGGGAGGCAAGACGTCCGAGCCGATCATCTACAACTCCATCGTCGGCGAGCCGGATATAAAAACGCCGTCGGGAATGAACCTGATAAACGCCTTCTTCATCACCGGCGAACCGCAGACGACCGGACTGAACGGCCTCTCGGTCACAACGAGAGGCGATGCGATAAAGAATAAGACGAAATACGGCTTCTCCGGAGCGGGGGACAGCCGCATGACGATCTTCGCGCCATCGTCCGCCGCGACGCTGACGGCTCGCAAGTTCGCGATCGAAGCCGCGTTCGAGGTCGGCACCGTCGGCGCGGAGCAGTACATCTTCAGCTGCAGCAAGGACGACAAGGGCTTCTCGCTCTATCTGACCGCGGACGGACACGTCGCCTTCGATATGTACACGACCGAGAAGTACTCCGTCGTCTCCGAAGAAAACGTGAACCCCGGCGAATACCACAGCGTGATGCTGAACTTCCAGTCCGGCGTCCTCACGCTTTATCTTGACGGCAGCAAGTCCGGCGAGGCCGAGGTCTCCGGCAACGCGAAGTACAACACCAACGTCGGCTACACCGTTGCCGCGCATATCGTGACCGGTTCGACCTACGGCGATTTCTTCGACGGCGTCGTTTACCAGGTCGGACTCGGCAGCTCTAATATTACCGCCGAGAACGCCGCCGATCGCGCCGTGGAATTCGAGAACGGCTGGAACTATAAATACGTTCAGTCGATTTACAACGAATACGAAGCCGTGAAGGAGGCGCTCGCGCTCAACGCGAACGCGAACGAATCCGCCAAGAAGATCCTCAACAACTATCTTGTCGAGCTCGAAGCCGCGCTCAACGCGGTAAGCGTCAACGAGGCGTATATCAACACCGTGCTCCGCAGCGAAGCGGTCGCCGAAGCGCTCGCCGACTTCGGCGTCGCCATCGAGCTGCCCGAGCTCAACGCGCCCGTTGTCGGCGGAGTCGCCGACGGCGAGACCTACACCGAGCCCGTCACTATCACGTGGGACGAATCGACCAACGCCGAGCTCGATCACGCGCCCTTCGAGAACGGCTCCGTTGTCAAGACCCCCGGCGAGCATCGCCTGTTCGTCCAGAATAAGTACGAGTCTACCGCGGTCTACTTCACCCTCGATATCGAGTATGAAGAGCCGACCGTCAGCGTCGAAGACGGCGCGGAATTCAAGCTTTCCGACTTCGGCGAAGGTCCGCTCGTCGTGACCTGGACTCCGGAAGAAGCCACCGCCACGCTGAACGGCGAAGCGTACACGCAGACCTTCATAGAAGAGCCCGGCGAATACACGCTGGTCGTCACCAACGGCGACAAGAGCGTCACCGTTCACTTCACGATAGTGGACGATACGCCCGTTCCGGTCGTCAGCGTCGAAGACGGCGCGCAGTTCGACCTTTACAACGCGGCTGAACCGCTCGCGATAACCTGGACGCCCGAAGGAGCGACCGCCACGCTGAACGGTGAAGAGTACGCCGCCGGCACCGAGATCACGGAAGTCGGCGAATACACGCTCGTAGTCGTCAACGGCAGCAAGAGCGTGACTGTCGGCTTCACGGTCGTCGACACCACCCCCGCGTTCAAGAAGGGCGACCCGACCGGCAACGGCAAGATCGAAGTCGATGACGCGCTTGCCGCGCTCCGCGTTGCCGCGAAGCTCGCGGAGCCAACGCCCGAGCTCCTCGCGACCTGCGACATTGACGGCAACGGCAAGATCGAGGTCGACGACGCACTCGCTATCCTTCGTGTCGCCGCCAAACTCGCGGACGAGAGTTCGCTCGGATGATCGGGCGCGAACGCGCTGATATTCCGCCCGGGTCCGAATGACGAAGGACGCTGAATCACAGCAAAAGGACGGCTGTACGCCCCTTTGGGCGCGGCCGTCCTTTCTTTCATAAAATGTCTCTTTACTTTTCAGGTTGTTTCATATATAATATATACGACTAATATATACGACGATTATAAAGGAGGGCATGATCGTGTCCGAAATGTATGAGTTCGTGAATAAAAGTAAAAACAAACGCAAGGGCAAACGCCGCAAAGAATGGAAGATCGCGGTTTTGATCGCTGTAGCCGTCGCTATTCTCGCCGTTATCGGCGGATTGCTTTGGAAAAACATGAGCGCAGGCCGCCGCTTCAGCGAGTTCTGCGGCAAGCTTTCCGAAAGCACGACGTACGCCTATAAGCACGCTTCCGCCATCGTCGAGAACGACGGTGAAACCTACAAACTCACGGCCGATAACGTATACGAGCTTTACCAGTGCGTATGTGTTTACGGACCGGGCAAGGAGCGCCGACGCGCTCCGGAGGGCGAAACCGTCACCGTGACGTACGGCAACGGCGCAGAACTGAAGCTCGTTAAAGTCGGCGACGGAAAAGAGGAGGAGTTGTATTTCTGCTATTCCGATTCCGAGAAATACTCCCACGTCTTCCGCGGTGATAACGTGCGGCTTTCCTATATAGTATCGCGCTATCTCGACAAAAGCAAAAACGAAGTAAAAGGCGGATGAAAGAATGGGTGATATCAATACGACAAATATGTACGAACCGGTAATTCGCAACGAGGGCAAGGGCCGCAGGTTCGGGGATAAAAAAATTCTTATCACGATAATAATCGTAGGTATGTTTTTTATCGGAATGATTTTCTCGTTCTGGTGGTATATGTCGTATTGGAAACGCTACGCGAACTTGAGCTCTGAGCTTTCCGCCGCCACGACCTTCGCCTACGCGCACGATTCCGCAAATGTAAAAATCGGGGGAGAGACCTACAAGATCAAGCCCGAAAACGCCTACGAGGTTTACCAGTGCGTATGTGTTTACGGGCCGGGCAGGGAACGCTTCAGGAGTCCGGAGGGCGACGCCGCCGAAATTGATTACGGCAACGGTGCGCGGCTTGAGTTGATACAGAAGGACGGCCGATTGTATTTTTGTTTCTTCGGCTCAACGGGCTTCGAGCATATATTCTATACGAGCGATATTGACCTTGACTATCTTGTGACCCGATACCTCGCGCCCGATAAGCAGGGCTGATAACGCTTTCCGACCGGCGCGGCATATCGCTCCGGTCTTCCGCATATAAATGACCGAAAGGCAGGTCGGTCATTTATGAACGCATCATACGAACGCCGCGCCGTGGATGTCGGCGAATATATTATTGAAAACAACGCCACCGTTCGTGCGGCGGCGAAGCGGTTCAGCATAAGCAAAAGCACCGTGCATAAGGACGTCGCGGAAAGACTTTCAGCCATAGACCCGTCGCTTTTCAGACAGGTGAGGGAGGTGCTCGACCGCAACAAATCCGAGCGCCACATCCGCGGCGGCGAAGCGACGCGCCGCAAATATCTCAAAAAGTGATCGCCGAGGACTTGCCAAACCGTTCGGGCTTGCAGAACCGGCGCTGTTTCGGCAAAAATTCATAATTTTTCATAAAAAAATCTATTGACAAATCGTGAATAGTATTGTAAACTATTA carries:
- the spoIIID gene encoding sporulation transcriptional regulator SpoIIID — its product is MNASYERRAVDVGEYIIENNATVRAAAKRFSISKSTVHKDVAERLSAIDPSLFRQVREVLDRNKSERHIRGGEATRRKYLKK